The region CAGAATCCCTCTTCCtccttgtgttttttatttttctcctcttctatcTTCTCATGCTCATGGGTAACATCCTGATCCTGGTGTCTGTGGTGGCAGAGCCCAGCCTCCACAAACCCATGTACTTCTTCCTGATCAACCTCTCAGCCCTGGACATCCTCTTCACCACAACCACTGTCCCCAAGATGCTGTCCCTATTCTTGTTTGGGGACCACTTCCTCAGCTTTACTTCCTGCTTATTGCAGATGTACCTCTTGCAAAGCTTGACATGCTCTGAAGCCTTCATCCTGGTGGTCATGGCCTATGACCACTATGTGGCTATCTGCCGCCCACTGCACTACCCTGTCCTCATGACCCCACAGACCAATGCTGCACTGGTAGCCAGTGCCTGGCTCACTGCCCTCCTTCTGCCCATCCCAGCAGTTGTGAAGACCTCCCAGATGGCATATGACAACACTGCTCGCATCTACCACTGCTCTGTGATCATCTGGCTATAGTTCAGGCCTCCTGCTCTGACACCGTGCCCAGACCCTTATTTCTGCATTGCCATGGTGGTATCCTTCCTGCCCCTTCTCCTGGTGCTTCTCTCCTGTGCCCACATCCTGGCCTCAGTGCTTCACATCAGCTCCCAAGAGGGACGCTCAAAAGCCTTTTCCACATGCAGTTCTCACCTCCTAATGGTTGGCACCTACTACTCACCCATTGCCATAGCCTATGTGGCCTATAGAGCTGACCTGCCCCTCGACTTCCACATCATGGGCAATGTAGCGTATGTTATTCTCACACCAATCCTCAATCCCCTCGTTTACACTCTAAGAAACAAGGATGTCAAGGCAGCCATTACCAAAATCACATGTCTCAAGAGCCAGTCTGGGATAGGAGCCCTTGACCTTTAGATGTGGCTAATTCTGCTCTCAGGATACCAAATAACAGTGCTCAGCACAGattaggaactcaataaatattcttgaataaataaattaatgaatatagaATGGTAAAAGAAAATTCAGTTGAGTAGTCAGCTTTAGCAGTGGTTGTCATGTTTTGGTCCAGGGCTTTCCCCCTGGTGCAATGGAATAATGTTAATCTTTGTATGATATTTTGAGTTGTTGTATAAGAATTTCACTACTTCATAATTCAAGAAGCCTTTTCTAAAAAAAACACTGCATGGCAAAAAATCTTTTTAAGCAAagtcaaaaaacaaaagactTACATCATGGGGAAAGGGCAAATATCCAAAATAGATAACGAGTTCctaaatttttagaagaaaatgacTAACAGTCCAATATAGGCAAAATATGTGAAAAGACAGACTACCAAAAAAATACAATGTCTTTAAACAATGAAAATGTATTCAGTCTATTGTCTTAAAATACtgtataaaaagaatataaattaaaactatactatactgaaatgccatttttcacataaTTTGATTAGCAAAAATACGATATTTGGGCAATATGCACATAGACAATCAGAACTCATAAATTGCTTGTGAGGATGCAGATTGATAGAGCACTACTGCAATACCCACCAAAGGTATATACTCATTTaccctttgactcagcaatttcatttctaggAATCTATCTCAAAGATACACTGGCAATAATTCATTAGGCTACTCATTGATCAATAGGGGACTGGTTGAAAGAATTATGAAAAAGTACCatgcagctataaaaaggaagtgATAAAGCTCTCTATATACTGACTTGGTGTCATCTAGGATATgctaagtgagaaaagcaagcTACAGAACAGTCTTTTTGTAAGAAAGAAGACAATTTGtctaaaatttcagaaaaatctAGAAGGATTAAACCTCTGAATTAATAAAGATGGTTACCtacaaggagagggagggaacagGGTGGAGGGGACAGGAATGGAAGCAAGACAAACTCAAATGTACAATCTGACTTCAGATGTATGTACaatttttacataattaaaagaattcaaaaagaaaaaaatacaattcctccctatttaaaataaacagaaacactTGACCCTGGATGTCTGTCAAATTAATGGCATGATCATGAAGAAAATTATCGTGAGAGACATTAGAACAGTGCTTTGACTATACATCCTAAGAGGGATATaacataaaaacaagaaaaatcataaCAACAGCTTAAACTATACTgagaagtcttttaaaaatgttatagttTTACTTAAAATAGATTAATTTAAACTAAATAGTTCTATAGCCATTTagaatatttcattttgaaatatttgtaaCTTTGAgttacaaagatagtacagagtttcCGTTTACCTTTCATCCAGCTTCCTCTAattttaacatcttacataaccatggtatatttatcaaaactaagaaactaaCATTGGTAAATACCTAAACTGAAAACTTTACTCAACTTTCTCCAagttttccactaatgtccttccTCCATTCTAGGATCTAATTCAGGATACCACTTTGCATGTAATTATCACGTCTCCTTGAATGACAGTTTCTtggtctttccttgtcttttatgaccttgaTAGTTTTGAAGAGTAATAGTAAATTTAAATGCagattattaagtgaaaaaaaaaaccaatctgaaaaggctacataccatatgattccagtTGTATGACAttatgaaaaaagcaaaacaatggaGGCAGTACagatagtggttgtcaggggttagggcaggggagggatgaattggcaGAGCacggaggatttttagggcactgAACTATTCTTTATGATACTATAATAgtagatatatattattatatatttgtctAAGCCCAGAgaacgtacaacaccaagagtgaaccctaatgtaaactatggactttgagtgataatgTGTTATATAGGTTCAtggattataacaaatgtaccactggaGTGCAGGATGTCATAGTGGGGGAAGTTGGATAGGGGAGAGAAGGCAGGATGGACAGGGAATACATGAAAATTCCCACTCAATTttactgtgaatctaaaactgctctaaaaaataaggtttactaattttttaaaagagcaatagGTATTTTGAAGAATATTCCTCAATTTGGAATGTCTGACATTTTATCATTAATGGATTGAGGTTATGAATTTTGGTTTGATTGAGGTAATACACCCTGCTTGCCATATCGTATCGATGGACAAATGGCATCAATATAATTTATTAACCTAAGACTCGTTTTGTTGGGTGTATTGTTAGCTTAATAAGAaatggatagggacttccctgacagtccagtggttaagactctgcgcttccactgcagggggcatgggtttgatccctggtcagggaactaagatacctcatgaaaaaagaaatgaataaactgtttaccaaagtggctataccattttgcattctcaccagctaTGAATGAGAGTCCCTGTTGTTCTGCTTCCTTGTCAGCATTTAGTattgtctgtttttaattttcaccattctaataggtatgtagtggtatctcattgtggttgtaatttaattacatttccctatgactaatgatgctgagcatctttcataCACTCATTTtctacctgtatatcttctttggtgaggtctgttcagattatttgcccatttttaactaGATTGCTTGTTTTCCTGCtgctgaattttaagagttctttatatattctagattcaAGACCCTTATCAGTTATGTGATATGAAAATAGTTTCTCCTAGTTGGTGGCTGTTCTTTGCATTCTGTTAATGGTGttttttgcagagcaaaagtttttaattttgataaagtccgaTTTATCAACTTTTCCTTTATGGATTACACGGTTTGATACCATATCTAAATACTCATTGCCAAAGATCATGCAGATTTTGCCCTTTGGAAAACAAGAAGTCTCTA is a window of Eschrichtius robustus isolate mEscRob2 chromosome 11, mEscRob2.pri, whole genome shotgun sequence DNA encoding:
- the LOC137772203 gene encoding LOW QUALITY PROTEIN: olfactory receptor 2AT4-like (The sequence of the model RefSeq protein was modified relative to this genomic sequence to represent the inferred CDS: inserted 4 bases in 3 codons), which codes for MEATTCNGSVGXSPVFYLVGIPSLPESLFLLVFFIFLLFYLLMLMGNILILVSVVAEPSLHKPMYFFLINLSALDILFTTTTVPKMLSLFLFGDHFLSFTSCLLQMYLLQSLTCSEAFILVVMAYDHYVAICRPLHYPVLMTPQTNAALVASAWLTALLLPIPAVVKTSQMAYDNTARIYHCXCDHLAIVQASCSDTVPRPLXFCIAMVVSFLPLLLVLLSCAHILASVLHISSQEGRSKAFSTCSSHLLMVGTYYSPIAIAYVAYRADLPLDFHIMGNVAYVILTPILNPLVYTLRNKDVKAAITKITCLKSQSGIGALDL